One window from the genome of Tachysurus vachellii isolate PV-2020 chromosome 5, HZAU_Pvac_v1, whole genome shotgun sequence encodes:
- the thbs3a gene encoding thrombospondin-3a produces MGAMRSVPVWIVLIMLQICLCEPLEKQDTQVIDMLALQDVKQNVAAVEKMSGALKSLSDLYIVSTFRLPPKLGGVLLGFYNKQDNKKYLELAIMGKINKALVRYVREDGKLQTVNLQSSNLADGRAQSIILRIGGLQRENLSLELYVNCRLADSAQRLPQLVTLPAEAELVEIRNGYKAYARLQGSVESLKLALGGTVASAGALTDCPFQGDSSSYNIVNGEVNSILGDHTKALIGQLIIFNQILGELRQDIREQVKEMSLIRNTIMECQICGFHEPRSRCQPNPCFKEVPCMETFEFPGYRCGPCPEGMTGNGTHCQDLNECSLAQPCYSTSACVNTVKGFRCEPCPAGYWGKPVLGVGLEYAKNHKQECLDIDECVEVANACTANSVCINTIGSFKCGQCKAGYVGNQTAGCFPRKTCSTLDFNPCHSRAHCIIERNGGVSCACNVGWAGNGNTCGVDTDIDGYPDRALPCIDNNKHCKQDNCIYTPNSGQEDADNDGIGDQCDEDADGDGIKNVEDNCRLVPNKDQQNSDTDSFGDACDNCPNVPNIDQKDTDNNGEGDACDQDIDGDGVPNVLDNCPKVPNPMQTDRDHDGVGDACDSCPEMNNPMQTDIDNDLVGDVCDTNQDSDEDGHQDSRDNCPNIPNSSQLDSDNDGIGDDCDDDDDNDGIPDTETAGGLGPDNCRLIPNPNQKDSDGNGVGDVCENDFDNDAVLDLIDVCPESSEVTLTDFRAYQTVILDPEGDAQIDPNWVVLNQGMEIVQTMNSDPGLAVGYTAFNGVDFEGTFHVNTVTDDDYAGFIFGYQDSSSFYVVMWKQTEQTYWQSVPFRAMAEPGLQLKAVKSRTGPGEFLRNALWHTGDTQGEVKLLWKDPRNVGWKDKTSYRWQLSHRPQVGYIRVKLYEGMDLVADSDVLVDTTMRGGRLGVFCFSQENIIWSNLRYRCNDTVPEDFESQHKQFMHIHV; encoded by the exons TGATAGACATGCTGGCTCTACAGGATGTCAAGCAGAATGTGGCTGCAGTGGAGAAGATGTCTGGAGCTCTAAAGTCTCTTAGTGATCTCTATATCGTCTCTACCTTCCGCCTGCCACCCAAACTTGGTGGAGTGCTACTTGGCTTCTACAATAAGCAGGACAATAAAAAGTACCTGGAGCTTGCCATCATGGGCAAAATCAACAAAG CTCTTGTTCGGTATGTTCGTGAAGACGGCAAGCTGCAAACAGTAAACCTGCAAAGCTCTAACTTGGCAGACGGGCGTGCGCAATCCATTATCCTCCGCATAGGAGGCCTGCAAAGAGAAAACCTCAGCCTTGAGCTTTATGTCAACTGCCGCCTGGCTGACTCTGCCCAGCGCCTGCCTCAATTGGTCACCCTGCCGGCAGAGGCTGAGTTGGTGGAGATAAGAAATGGCTACAAGGCATATGCTCGGCTTCAG GGATCAGTAGAGAGCCTCAAACTAGCTCTAGGGGGGACTGTAGCCAGTGCAGGTGCTCTCACTGACTGCCCTTTTCAGGGTGACTCCTCTTCATACAATATAG TAAATGGGGAAGTGAACTCTATTCTTG GTGATCACACCAAAGCTCTGATTGGACAACTCATTATCTTTAATCAGATCTTGGGTGAGCTTCGACAAGATATCAGAgaacag GTGAAGGAAATGTCTCTTATTAGGAATACCATAATGGAGTGCCAAATATGCG GGTTTCATGAACCTCGCTCCCGCTGCCAGCCCAACCCCTGCTTTAAGGAAGTTCCCTGCATGGAGACTTTTGAGTTTCCAGGATATCGCTGTGGGCCCTGTCCTGAAGGAATGACAGGCAATGGCACTCACTGTCAAGATCTTAATGAA TGTTCATTGGCTCAGCCTTGCTACTCTACAAGTGCATGTGTAAACACAGTGAAGGGCTTCAGATGTGAGCCCTGCCCAGCCGGATATTGGGGGAAACCTGTCTTAGGGGTTGGTCTAGAATACGCCAAGAACCACAAACAG GAATGTCTAGACATAGACGAATGTGTGGAAGTTGCCAATGCATGCACAGCCAATTCTGTCTGCATAAACACCATT GGGTCATTTAAATGTGGGCAATGCAAAGCTGGCTATGTGGGAAATCAGACGGCAGGCTGTTTTCCTCGGAAAACCTGTTCTACACTCGACTTTAACCCATGTCACTCCCGTGCTCACTGTATCATTGAGAGGAATGGTGGAGTGTCTTGTGCG TGTAATGTTGGCTGGGCTGGTAACGGCAACACCTGTGGTGTAGATACAGATATTGATGGCTACCCTGACCGTGCTCTGCCCTGCATAGACAATAACAAGCACTGCAAACAG GataactgtatatacacaccaaACTCAGGCCAGGAAGATGCTGATAATGATGGCATAGGTGACCAGTGTGATGAAGATGCTGATGGGGATGGTATTAAGAATGTGGAG GACAACTGCCGGCTGGTACCCAATAAAGACCAACAAAACTCAGACACAGACTCCTTTGGCGATGCATGTGACAACTGTCCCAATGTGCCCAACATtgaccagaaagacacagacaacAACGGAGAGGGCGATGCTTGTGACCAAGATATTGATGGAGACG GTGTTCCGAATGTGCTGGATAACTGTCCCAAAGTGCCGAACCCTATGCAGACAGACCGGGATCATGATGGAGTGGGAGATGCCTGTGACAGCTGCCCTGAGATGAACAACCCTATGCAG ACTGACATAGACAATGACCTTGTAGGAGATGTGTGTGACACAAATCAGGACTC TGATGAAGATGGACACCAAGATAGTCGAGACAACTGCCCTAACATCCCTAACAGCTCTCAGCTTGATTCGGATAATGATGGTATTGGAGAcgactgtgatgatgatgatgacaatgatggaATTCCTGACACTGAGACTGCAGGAGGTCTCGGTCCTGATAACTGCAGACTCATTCCCAATCCCAACCAGAAAGACTCAGATG GGAATGGTGTTGGAGACGTGTGTGAGAATGACTTTGACAATGATGCAGTACTGGATTTGATTGATGTGTGTCCAGAGAGTTCTGAGGTCACACTTACAGACTTCAGAGCCTATCAGACTGTCATATTGGACCCAGAGGGTGATGCCCAAATTGATCCTAACTGGGTGGTTCTTAATCAG GGTATGGAGATTGTTCAGACGATGAACAGTGACCCTGGATTAGCAGTTG GCTATACAGCATTCAACGGTGTGGACTTTGAGGGCACTTTCCATGTAAACACAGTGACTGATGATGACTATGCTGGCTTCATCTTTGGATATCAGGACTCATCTAGCTTCTATGTAGTGATGTGGAAGCAGACAGAGCAGACATACTGGCAGTCTGTGCCATTTCGAGCCATGGCTGAGCCTGGCCTACAACTCAAG GCAGTAAAGTCCCGTACAGGGCCTGGTGAATTTCTCCGCAACGCTTTGTGGCACACCGGAGACACACAAGGTGAGGTGAAGTTATTGTGGAAAGACCCACGCAACGTCGGCTGGAAAGACAAAACCTCCTATCGCTGGCAGCTCAGTCACCGGCCCCAGGTTGGCTACATCAG AGTAAAACTCTACGAGGGAATGGATTTGGTGGCTGACTCCGATGTGTTGGTTGACACGACTATGAGAGGAGGTCGGCTTGGAGTATTCTGCTTTTCACAAGAGAATATCATTTGGTCTAACCTACGCTACCGATGCAATG ACACAGTCCCGGAGGACTTTGAATCACAGCATAAACAGTTCATGCACATTCATGTGTGA